A stretch of Marinitoga litoralis DNA encodes these proteins:
- a CDS encoding MarR family winged helix-turn-helix transcriptional regulator — protein MELDFKKTFEITFDFISNFTKIISDFSEAEKLKTLEFYIVLYIGIKGPQKMTLLAEHFSTTKSNITNIIDNLERNNYVRRIRSKEDRRIILIELTEKGKKVYREALKNFEIMFNDFMSKASKEDLEVISDGFYRIINIYLRGD, from the coding sequence ATGGAATTAGATTTTAAAAAGACTTTTGAAATTACTTTTGATTTTATATCGAATTTCACAAAAATAATTTCAGACTTTTCAGAAGCTGAAAAATTAAAAACATTAGAGTTTTATATAGTATTATATATTGGTATAAAAGGACCACAAAAAATGACCTTACTTGCTGAACATTTTTCAACAACAAAAAGTAATATTACTAATATTATTGATAATTTAGAAAGGAATAATTATGTGAGGAGAATTAGAAGCAAAGAAGATAGAAGAATTATATTAATAGAATTAACCGAAAAAGGTAAAAAAGTATATAGGGAAGCATTAAAAAACTTTGAAATAATGTTTAATGACTTTATGTCAAAAGCGTCTAAAGAGGATCTTGAAGTTATTTCAGATGGATTTTATAGGATTATAAATATCTATTTAAGAGGTGATTAA
- a CDS encoding N-acetyltransferase, whose translation MISEYAKIHDSVELGHNIEIEENVIIEEGVKLGNNVVVKKDTIIRKGSVIADNTVLGKKPFKASNSAVTQEKELEPLIIGEYVTIGANCVIYRGAKLNNFVFVGDLASIREDVEIGEYTIIGRGVAVENKTTIGKKVKIETNAYITALSTIEDYCFVAPEVTFTNDNFLGRTEDRKKYFKGATLRKGARVGANSTILPGIEIGEDALVAAGSVVTKDVPPKKIVIGSPAKIFKDVPEEQLLENQSYYNE comes from the coding sequence ATGATATCAGAATATGCAAAGATTCATGACTCAGTAGAATTGGGACATAATATTGAAATAGAAGAGAATGTGATTATTGAAGAAGGGGTTAAATTAGGAAATAATGTGGTTGTTAAAAAAGATACAATAATAAGAAAAGGAAGCGTTATTGCAGATAATACAGTTTTAGGTAAAAAACCATTTAAAGCTTCAAATTCTGCAGTAACCCAAGAAAAAGAATTAGAACCGTTAATAATTGGAGAGTATGTAACTATAGGAGCTAATTGTGTAATATATAGAGGTGCGAAATTAAATAATTTTGTTTTTGTCGGTGATTTAGCTAGTATTAGAGAAGATGTGGAAATAGGTGAATATACTATTATTGGTAGAGGAGTTGCTGTTGAGAATAAAACAACTATAGGAAAAAAAGTAAAGATTGAAACAAATGCATACATAACAGCGTTATCTACAATAGAAGATTATTGTTTTGTAGCTCCTGAGGTTACATTTACCAATGATAATTTTTTAGGTAGAACAGAAGATAGAAAAAAATATTTTAAAGGTGCTACATTAAGAAAAGGAGCTAGAGTAGGCGCAAATTCTACAATATTACCAGGAATTGAAATAGGTGAAGATGCACTAGTAGCAGCAGGTTCAGTAGTAACTAAAGACGTTCCACCTAAAAAAATTGTTATAGGTAGTCCTGCAAAAATATTTAAGGATGTTCCAGAAGAGCAATTACTTGAAAATCAAAGTTACTATAATGAATAG
- a CDS encoding NAD-dependent epimerase/dehydratase family protein, with protein MILITGATGHIGNILVKRLYDMGEKIRIFVLPNDDISIFDGMNIEVYYGDIRNYDDVKNASKGVNCIYHLAAIISILPWKDNLVRSVNVGGVENIINAIKENKIEKLLYVSSVHAFAEIERGATIDENTPINPKKTTGAYGKSKALATLKVLKAVKNNEINATVVFPSGIIGPYDYKNSEITKVFHDYLKGKIKYSIDGAFDFVDVRDVVEGIIKASKKDNEKYILSGENISMRKFFFYLNLITEKNYKIKFISPINSYIISYFALFNYLSSKDKNLSFSPYSVQVLQKYYKYSHKKAEKELGYNPRPLFNTIRDTIEWLEVDTKIKNSG; from the coding sequence ATGATTTTAATCACAGGTGCCACTGGGCATATAGGAAATATTTTAGTAAAAAGATTATATGATATGGGAGAAAAAATAAGAATATTTGTATTACCAAATGATGATATAAGTATTTTTGATGGTATGAATATAGAAGTCTATTATGGAGATATTAGAAATTATGATGATGTAAAAAATGCAAGTAAAGGAGTTAATTGTATTTATCATCTTGCTGCAATAATCTCAATTTTACCTTGGAAAGATAATTTAGTGCGTTCAGTAAATGTAGGCGGTGTTGAAAATATTATTAATGCCATTAAAGAAAATAAAATTGAGAAATTATTGTATGTGAGTTCTGTTCATGCTTTTGCTGAAATTGAAAGAGGCGCTACAATAGATGAAAATACGCCTATTAATCCTAAAAAAACTACTGGTGCATATGGTAAATCTAAAGCTTTAGCTACTTTAAAAGTTTTAAAAGCTGTAAAAAATAATGAAATTAATGCTACTGTTGTTTTTCCTTCTGGAATAATAGGTCCATATGATTACAAAAATTCAGAAATAACAAAGGTTTTTCATGATTATTTAAAGGGAAAAATAAAATATTCAATTGATGGTGCATTTGATTTTGTTGATGTGAGAGATGTTGTAGAAGGAATAATTAAAGCATCTAAAAAAGATAATGAAAAGTATATTTTAAGTGGAGAAAATATATCTATGCGTAAATTCTTCTTTTATTTAAATTTAATTACTGAAAAAAACTATAAAATAAAATTTATATCTCCTATAAACTCATATATTATTTCATATTTTGCCTTGTTTAATTATCTATCTTCAAAAGACAAAAACTTATCTTTTAGTCCTTATAGCGTACAAGTATTACAAAAATATTATAAATATTCTCATAAAAAAGCCGAAAAAGAGTTAGGTTATAATCCAAGACCTTTATTTAATACCATTAGAGATACAATAGAATGGTTAGAAGTTGATACTAAAATTAAAAATAGCGGATAA
- a CDS encoding Gfo/Idh/MocA family protein, which translates to MIRLALIGCGRIATKKHTEAIIKNKELFDLVAVVDPVKEKAENVANIIENAGLKRPEIFTDYNEVITREDIDMVTVATESGYHYQISIDAMKNNKHVLVEKPMALSTKDMDHMIQLSKEKDLKLGVCFQNRFNPPIQEMRKKLENGEFGDLLHGQISIRWNRNKSYYEQAPWRGTWELDGGTLMNQCTHGIDLLQWTFGEIEEITGRIENFNHPYIEAEDFGSAIVKFKNGAVGIIEGTANVYPKNLEETLSVFGEKGTVVIGGLAVNKIETWRFENEDSHPFQNLPDPDTVYGAGHVPLYRDFYDSIVNNRKPYVSGEDGKRAVEIVLAIYKSAKEGKPVKFPFEFSTEEMKGFFKKVEK; encoded by the coding sequence ATGATTAGATTAGCTTTAATTGGTTGTGGAAGGATTGCGACAAAAAAGCACACAGAAGCTATTATAAAAAATAAGGAATTATTTGATCTTGTAGCAGTAGTTGATCCTGTAAAAGAAAAAGCAGAAAATGTAGCTAATATTATAGAAAATGCAGGATTAAAAAGGCCAGAAATATTTACCGATTATAATGAAGTAATAACACGAGAAGATATTGATATGGTAACTGTAGCAACAGAAAGTGGATATCATTATCAAATATCAATTGATGCTATGAAAAATAATAAGCATGTTTTAGTTGAAAAACCAATGGCGTTATCAACAAAAGATATGGATCATATGATTCAATTATCTAAAGAAAAAGATTTAAAATTAGGAGTATGTTTCCAAAATAGATTTAATCCACCTATTCAAGAAATGAGAAAAAAATTAGAAAATGGTGAGTTTGGAGATTTATTACACGGTCAAATATCAATTAGATGGAATAGAAATAAATCATATTATGAACAAGCTCCATGGAGAGGAACATGGGAACTTGATGGTGGTACATTGATGAATCAATGTACTCATGGAATAGATTTATTACAATGGACTTTTGGAGAAATAGAAGAAATAACAGGAAGGATTGAAAACTTCAATCATCCTTATATAGAAGCGGAAGACTTTGGAAGTGCTATAGTTAAATTCAAAAATGGTGCAGTAGGTATAATTGAAGGTACAGCAAATGTATATCCAAAAAATTTAGAAGAAACTTTATCAGTATTTGGTGAAAAAGGGACTGTGGTTATAGGTGGTCTTGCAGTAAATAAAATAGAAACATGGAGATTTGAAAATGAAGATTCACATCCATTCCAAAATTTACCAGATCCTGATACTGTATATGGTGCTGGTCATGTACCATTATATAGGGATTTCTATGATTCAATAGTAAACAACAGAAAACCATATGTTTCTGGTGAAGATGGAAAAAGAGCGGTAGAAATAGTATTAGCAATTTATAAATCAGCAAAAGAAGGAAAACCAGTTAAATTTCCTTTCGAATTTTCCACAGAAGAAATGAAAGGATTTTTTAAGAAGGTGGAAAAATGA